GGCCAGGGTGGCCGGCGGGGTGAGATTGCTCGCCGCGTACGGCCTGTTCTCGACGCCGGCGAGGGTGAACGCGGCGCGGGTGGCGTCGATGCTGCGTTGGATGTACGGCGCCTCCTTGTCCCGGGCGCTCGGCTTCACCTCGAAGGTCTGCACCGCCCACGGGTAGATGCCGCCGATCGCGACGGCGGAGACGCCGAGCAGGGCCAGCGAGATGCCCGGCCAGACCAGGTTCCGCATCCAGGCGTTGGAGAAGACGATGATCGCGATCGCCACCACGACCGAGATGTAGGCGAGGATCTCCTTCGCCGGCAGCAGCGCGTTGACGTCGGCGTAGCCGGCGCCGTAGACGTTGGCCCCGTCGTTGTACTCCAGCAACATCGCCCGCCGGTCCAGCACGTACGCGACGGCCTTGAGCAGCACGAAGATCGCGACCAGGCTGCTCAGATGGACCCGTGCGGCATTGCTCATCCGGTCCCCGACGCCCTGCAGGCGGACGCCGCCGAAGATGTAGTGGACGGCGAGCGCCCCGATCAGCGCAAGCACCACCGCGGTGAAGCCAACCCCGAGCAGATAACGCCAGAACGGCAGGTCGAACACGTAGAAGCCGACGTCCACCCCGAACTCCGGGTCCGTCACGCCGAAGTCCCCGCCGTTGCGGAAGAGCAGCCACTGGTCCCACCGACTCTGCGCCGACAGCCCGGCGAAGAGGCCGATCACGGCGGCGACCAGCGCGATCCAGGCGCCGAGCCGTGGGCTCAGCAGCATCCGGTACCGCTCCAGGGTGGCCTGCTCCGGGGACTGCGGACGCAGCCGGGGCCGCAGCCGGTGCGCCAGCCAGAGGTTCCCGCCCACCACGACCGCCATGCCGAGCCCGACCGCGAGGAAGAGCAGCAGCCGGGTGGCGAGCACCCCGGTGAAGACCTGGGTGTACGCGACCTCGTCGAACCACAGCCAGTCTGTCCACGCCTGCACACCCCAGCCGAGCAGGGTGAAGAGCACAAACACCCCGACCAGGACACCGATCGTGACGCGTCCGCGTCGGCTCATCCTCGGCAGGGGGGCATTGCTACGCATGACCACTGTTGGCTCCGCACGCTCGATGTGATCGGCTCCGACCAGGCCACCAGAGTACGGGGTCTTCCTGAACGTTCCGGGCCACGGTCAGGTCGCACCGCACGCGGCGACGCCGGCCCGCCCTCGTGAGCTCGTGGCGCCGGGGCTGCGGCGGGGCTGGTGACGGTCGGGAGCGTCACCTAACAGCGGGCAGGGTGATCACCTGCGCGCAGGGCTTGCAGTGCGTGCAGTGCGTCGTCGAGGGTGGCCACCCTCAGCAGCGGGAGATCCGGCTGCGGGTTGCGGACGGCCTCGGCGCAGTTGTCGGCCGGGACCAGGAACGCGGTGGCCCCCGCGTCCCTCGCCCCGACCAGCTTCTGGGCTATCCCGCCGATCGGGCCGACCCGTCCGTCGTCGTCGATCGTGCCGGTGCCGGCGATGATCCGCCCGCCGGTCAGGTCCTCCGGGGTCAGCTTGTCCACGATCCCGAGGGCGAACATCAGGCCGGCGCTCGGCCCGCCGATGTCCGTCAGGTCGATCTTCAGCGTGAAGGGATGCGGCTGCTCCTGATCGATCTCGATCCCGATCCGGGGCCGGCCGTCCTGCTCCTGGCTGGTGATCCGGGCGATCGCCGCGGCCCCGTCCCTGGTGTAACCGACCTCCAGGGTAGTCCCGGCCGGCTTGGCCCGGATCAGCTCGGTGAGCCGGCCGGCGGCCGTCGCCGGCTGCCCGTCTACCGAGGTCACCACGTCGCCGGGCTTGAGGATACCGGCTGACGGGCCGTCCGCGGCGACGGTCTTGACCACGATCCGCACCGGGAACCCCAGCTCGCGCAGCGCCGCGGTCTCCGCGCTGCTCTGCGACACCTTGAAGTCCTCCGCGTTACGCTCCTCGACCTCCTCCTGGGTCTCCCCCGGCGGATACACCAGCTCGCGCGGCACCACCGCCTCGTCGTCGGAGAACCAGCCCTGGATGGCCGAGCGCAGCTTGACCGAGGGCTGCACCCCCACCGTGGTCAGCCGCAGCTGTCCCGCCGACGTGGAGGTCTCCCGGCCGGTGACCTGGATGACCTCCTTTCCGTTGTCGGAGCCGAGCGTGTTGACGGTCGGGCCGGGACCGAGCACCACGTACGGGATGGGTGCCGCGAGCACGCCGATGCTGAGCAGTGTGGTGAGCAGGGCACCGAGCAGGACGGTCAGGCCGCGACGTCTCATGCCGCAGAGCGTACCGACCGGACCGGGTCGCGCCGGCGGACGAGCCGGGACTTCGCCGTCAGCGCAACGGCAGCAGACGCTACCTGGGGCGCGGCGCGCGTACCGTAGACCTCGTGCCTGATATTCCGTTCGGTTTTGCGCTCCCGGGTGGGCAACCACCAGACCCCAACGACCCCGCGCAGATGCAGCAGTTCATGTCGCAGTTGCAGCATCTGCTCGCCACGCCCGGCAGCGGACCGGTGAACTGGGACCTGGCCCGCCAGGTGGCCGCGAGCCAGCTCGCCGCGGCGGGCGACCCGGCGGTCTCACCGTACGAGCGCAACGCGGTGGAGGAGGCGCTGCGCCTGGCCGACCTGTGGCTGGAGCCGGCCTCCGCGCTGCCGTCGGGCATCCACACCTCGGTCGCGTGGAACCGGAACGAATGGATCTACAAGACGCTCGACGTCTGGCGGAAGCTGTGCGACCCGGTGGCCAGCCGGATGGTGGGCGCCATGGGTGACCTGGTGCCGCCGGAGGCACGCGCCCAGCTCGGCCCGATGCAGTCGATGGTGGCCACGCTCGGTGGGGCGCTCTTCGGCGGTCAGCTGGGCCAGGCCCTCGGCTCGCTCGCCGCCGAGGTGCTCTCCGCCGGCGACATCGGGCTGCCGCTCGGCCCGGCTGCCACGGCCGCGCTCATCCCGACCAACATCCGCCAGTACGGTGCCGGCCTGGAGCTACCCGAGGACGAGGTCCGCCTCTACGTGGCCCTACGCGAGGCCGCCCACCAGCGGCTCTTCGAGCACGTGCCGTGGCTGCGTGGACACGTGCTCAGCGCGGTGGAGATGTACGCCGCTGGGATCCGGGTCAACCGCGAGGCGATCGAGGAGGCGATGGGTCGGGTCGACCCGACCGACCCGGAGTCGATGCAGGCGATCGCGTTGGAGGGCATCTTCACGCCGGAGGACAGCCCGGCGCAGAAGGCGTCGCTGGCCCGGTTGGAGACCGCGCTCGCCCTGGTCGAGGGCTGGGTCTGCCATGTGGTGGACAGCGCGGCGGGGGGCCGGCTGCCCAACGTCGTCCGGCTCGGCGAGGCGTTCCGGCGGCGGCGGGCCGCGGGCGGGCCGGCCGAGCAGACCTTCGCCGCGCTGGTGGGTCTCGAGCTGCGCCCGCGCCGGCTGCGGGAGGCGGCCGCGCTGTGGGCGGCCCTCACCGAGCATCGCGGGATCGCCGGCCGGGACGCCCTGTGGGGCCACCCGGATCTGCTGCCGTCCGATGACGACTTCGCCGACCCGGTGGCCTTCGCTCGGTCCCAGCTCGACCTCGGCGAGCTGGAGAGCTTCGACTTCGGCGCCCCGGGCGGCCCGAAGGAGAAGGCGCCGGGCGAGCCGGGGAGCGGCCCCGGGGCCGATGGCGGCGACAAGCCGTCCTGACCGTTCGATCCCTTCTGACCGTTTCGTGCGATTCCGGCTCGGCGTCGACTCACCCGGACCGGTATCGGCTCACCGTGCCCGCCGGTCCGGGCCGGCACATCCGCCCGGCCGGTCCACAAGATTTGCCGGCCCGAGGTCTTCGGACCTGGCCCGGCGGCCACGGGTTCGGCCGGGCTCGCCGGAAGCCGGTGGATTCCGGCGAGCCGGGCGGTCAGCCGGGGCGTCCGACGCCGGCGAGCAGGGCCCGGGTGGTGTCCCAACCGTCCAGTGCCGGATTCAGCCGGGCCAGGTCGGCGGGGCCACGCAGGCGGTGCCAGGCCGACGTCACCGCGAGGTCGCCAGGGCGGGGAGCCGCCGCGCGCACGGCCGCCGGCCGCGCGGTGTCGAGATCCACCGCCGGCAGCCACTCAGGTACGGGTAGCCGCATCGCCAAACCGAGCAGGCCCACGCTCCCCTCGGCCGGCGCGACCGCGACCGGTCTGCTGGTGAGCGGCCGGAGCAGCTTACCGATGATCAGACCGGGCAGGTCCGGAGCATCCCCAGCGATCACCACCGCCTGGTCGTACCCACCGCCGCCCCGACCATCCCCCACGACCGCGGCGAGGACGGCGTCGACCGTGGGCTCCGGCACCTCGTACACGGTGGTGCCGGGCCAGAGCACCGCGTCCGCCAGCCAGCGATCGGCCGATGTCACGGCCACCGCCGGGTCGACCCCGTTGAGCGTGGTCAGCAGATCGACCACGTCGTCGGCCAGCGCGGTGCGCCACGCGACGGGATCGATGCCCGGTGGCGCCCAGGCGACCGGCCCGAGCAACGCCACCACCACACGTCGTGCCACGCCCCGACCCTACGCGCATCCGAGTCGGGTCGACGACGGTGATCGGCCTCCGGCCGCCGGCACAGACCGCTGCCCGGCCGGGCGTTCCGCTGCCGGCGGCATGGAGTGAATCACCGCCCGGCGGAGGTTCCGTGACCGACCCCGGCGGCCAGAACCGGCGACGGCACGTCAGGACCCGGCGACGGCGGCGACGCCCTCGAGGTAGCCACGGGCCCGTTCTGTCTTCGGGTACCGGCCGACCAGCTCCCAGAACGCGGCATTGTGGCTCGGCACGATGAGATGGGCCAACTCGTGTAGCAGGACGTAGTCGATGACCCAGTCCGGCATGTCCTGGACCCGGTGCGAGATGCGGATCGTCCGGTCCGCCGGCGTGCAGGAACCCCACCGGCCGTTCTGGTTGGTCACCCAGCGCACGCTGACCGGGACGGCGTCCGGGCCGTGGTCGGCCAGGTAGAACGTGATGAGCCGGGTGGCTCGGGCGAGCAGTTCGGCGTCGGAGCGGGCCAGCCGGCCCTCACGGGCGGCGAGCCGGGCGAGCATCCGGTCCACCCACTCGCTCTCCTCGGCCCGGGAGAACTGGTCGGGGATCAGCACGACGACCCGTTCGCCGTCCCGATATGCGGACACCGTCCGTCGCCGACGCTGGCTGCGCCGCACCTCGACGACCGGCTTGCGCACTGCTGCCATCAGCGGGCCGCGCAGCCTCGGTTTCCTGTCACGAGGGAAAGCTAATGCGTGGAGGCCGGGGGTCCGCAAGGGTCAACACCCCAACACGCGCCCGGAAAAAGGGGATTGGTCGCCAGGAGTCCCGAAAATTTCTGTGACGGAGCGTCTCCAGCCGCCCTCCATAACGGCCCACGACGATCTTCAGCCACCACCCACCACCGTAAACGATCATTCAGGGATCCGTCACTCAGGGGGCGCCAGACGCTGTTCTGACGGCATCCGGTCGGCGTGTCCCCGGCAAACTCACTTATCCGACCGAATTCCCCATGCACACTCTCGACGTCAACTTGCTCACAGTGAGCATGCGGAGCTGACAAGGAACCGCGCAGACCTGGGTAGGGTCCGCGGACCAGCGGTCACGACAGTGGCCGAGACGAAAAGCCCAGCGCCGGAGCCCCCCGAGGCCCGCCGCCGGGGACACCCGCCGGATGAGCGTTTCGCCGGTGGACGAGACGAGGAGGACACCGTGGCCGACCAGGCCCAGACCTACAACGGTTACTGCGTCAAGTGCAAGGAGAAGCGGGACTTCGAGGGGCACGTCGAGGTTTCCAAGACCGGGATGAACATGGCCAAGGGAAAGTGCCCGGTATGCGGCACAACAGTGAACCGCATTCTGGGCAAGGCGAAGGTCTGACCCGCCCGGGCGCCGCGGAAGGGTGGCCGCCGGCCACCCTTCCGCGGCGTCCGACCACTGTCGGTTGCCGGACAGGCACACCGCGAACCTGTGGAAAACTCGCGATTTCCTGTGGACGACCCTGAACAGGGCTGTGCACATCTGTGGACAACGGCCCACGGACAGCACGGTTTCGATCACTATTCGTGACCATGTCCCGTACCGCACTTCCCCGGCCTACTCTTCTACCCGGTCTCGTCCGTCTCTGGCGGGACCGGCACACCCTGCAGCTGGGCGTCGAGCCGGGCCGCGCCGTCCTCCTGGAGATCGCCAATCCCCGGGCGGCCAGGCTGCTCGACCTGCTCGACGGCGCGCACAGCGAGCGACACGTCCTGGAACACGCAGCTCGGATCGACGTGGGCCGGGACGAGGCCAGTACCCTGATCGAGACGTTGCGCGCCGCCGGACTGGTCGTGCCCGCGCACACGCTGATGCCGCGGGACCTGGCCGGCCCGCCGCGGACCCGGCTCACCGCCGAGGCCGGGGCACTCGCCCTGGCCGGCCCGCGGCTGCCCGGGACGCCCGCCCAGGTGCTGCGCCGTCGGCTCGCCGCGCGGGTGGTCGTGGCCGGTATCGGCCGTCTCGGGGCACCGATCGCGCTCGCGCTGGCGCAGGCCGGAGTCGGCCACGTCCGATCGCAGCTGGCCGGTCCGGTCCAGCCGGCAGACCTGGTCGGGACCGGCATCCCGGCCAGCGACATCGGCCGCCCGCTCGACGACGCGGTCCGCGCCGCGCTAGCCCGGAGCGCCCCCGGCACCGCCATCGGCCCGATCCGCCCGAGCCGCGCCGATCTGGTGATCCAGGCCGGCACCGGCCAGCCGGCAGCCCTGGTCGCCACCGCCCACGCCCAGCGCCGGCAGACGCACCTGCTGATCGACCTCCGGGAGGGCGTGCCGGTGATCGGTCCCCTGGTCCGGCCGCCGATCGGGCCCTGCCTGAACTGCCTCGACCTGCACCGGACCGACCACGACGCCAACTGGCCGGTGCTCGCCGCCCAGCTCGCCACCGGAGCGTCGGAGACCGCGTGCGCGACGGCGACGCTGCTCGCCGCCGCGGCGTACGCGACCGCGGAGGCGCTGGCGCACCTGGACGGAGGCGTCCCGGAGACCCTGGGCTGCGGCGTCGAGGTAACCGTTGCCGGTCGGCTACGCCGCCGCTGGCCGCCGCACCCGTCCTGCGTCTGCTCGCGGCGGACCCGGCCCGGGGCTGCGCCCGCCCGCACGGCGTCGACCGGGCCCACCGGAAGGGCACCCCAGCCCGGCCGCACGGCAGCCGCGGGCCCGCCGAGTCGGTAACAATGACCGGGTGACCGACATCCCGCGCCGGGCCGTGTCCCGGACCGCCAAGCTCGCCACTCTGCCGCTCGGCTTCGCCGGTCGAACCGTCCTGGGCATGGGAAAGCGCGTCACCGGGCTCGCCTCCGACGTGATCTCCGCGGAGATCCAACAACGCACCGCCGAGCAGCTCTTCAGCGTCCTCGGCCAGCTCAAGGGCGGCGCGATGAAGTTCGGTCAGGCACTGTCGGTCTTCGAGGCCGCACTGCCCGAGGAGGTCGCCGCCCCGTACCGGCAGGCGCTGACCAAGCTCCAGGAGGCCGCGCCGCCGCTGCCCGTGGCGAGCGTGCACAAGGTGCTCACCGAGCAACTCGGCCCGGACTGGCGGGACCGGTTCGTGGAGTTCGACGACACACCGGCCGCCGCCGCCAGCATCGGGCAGGTGCACCACGCGCTGTGGCGGGAACCAGGCTACGGGCCCGAGGGCGCGCCACGGACCCGCCCGGTCGCGGTCAAGATTCAGTACCCGGGCGCCGGCGACGCCCTGCTCGCCGACCTCAAACAGCTCTCCCGGCTGGGTGGGATGTTCCGGGCGGTCCAGCCCGGGCTGGAGGTCAAGCCGCTCCTGGTCGAGCTGCGGGAACGGATCACCGAGGAACTGGACTACGAGTTGGAGGCCGAGTCGCAACGCGCGTTCGCCACAGCGTACGCCGACGACCCCGAGATCTACATCCCGGCCGTGGTCGCCGCGTCGCCCCGGGTTCTGGTAACCGAGTGGGTCGAGGGGACACCCCTGTCGCAGATCATCGCGAACGGCGTTGCGGAGCAGCGCGATGAGGCGGGCCGGCTGATGGCCGAACTGCACCTCTCCGCCCCGATGCGGGCCGGGCTGCTGCACGCCGACCCGCATCCGGGCAACTTCCGGCTGCTGGCGGACGGACGGCTCGGCGTGATCGACTTCGGGGCGGTGGCCCGGTTGCCGGAAGGCACCCCCGAGCCGATCGGCCGACTGGCGGGGCGCGCCCTCCGCGGCGAGGCCGAGGCGGTGGTGGCCGGGCTACGCGAGGAGGGCTTCGTCAGCGCCACCGATCCCATCGACGCCCACGCCGTGCTGGAGTTCATCCGACCGATGCTGGAGCCGGTCGCCGAGGAGGAGTTCCGGTTCACCCGGGCCTGGCTGCGAGCCGAGGCTACCCGCCTGGCCAACCCTCGCTCGCCCGCTTACCAGCTGAGCCGACAGCTCAACCTGCCCCCGTCGTACCTGCTGATCCACCGGGTGACGCTCGGGTCGATCGGAGTGCTCTGCCAGTTGGAGGCGAAGGCACCGTACCGAGCCATCCTGGAGCGCTGGCTGCCCGGCTTCGCGCCGGTCGCCTAAACGTAGCCGGGCGCGCCCGGAGGTTCCGGGCGCGCCCGGCGCGCTGGTGTTGACATGGGCCCTTCCTCGACGCAGGCATCAAGGACAGGCCCCTTCCTTACAGGACGCCCAGCTCGCGGGCCGACCGGCTGCGGGCGGCCATGGCGATGGTACGGGCGGAACGGGTTGCCTCAGTGCTCGTGGTGGTGCGACCGGCCTGAGGCCGGAGCATTCGAGCCCTCGACAACGCTTCGTTGAGTAGTTGCAGGTCGTTTCCGTTCGGCAGATGCAGCATCCTCGTCAGCTTTCTCGCGGCCGGTGGGTCACCGGCGATGGGTGGAATGGATCGGGAAGTTGTCAGGCCGCCAGCCGGACCGCGTCGCGCGTGGGCAGCCCACTGGCCGCCAGGCGCGCCTCGGCCTCGACCCGGAGCGCGGCGTCACGGGCGACGTCCTCCTTGCGTGGACGGCCCCGGGGCCGCTTGCGCGGGACGACCGCGCCACGCTCGAAGATCTCGCCACCCCAGACGCCCCAGGGCTCCGCCCGCTCCACCGCACCGGCCAGGCACTCGACGCGCAGCGGGCAGTCCCCGCAGAGCGACTTGGCCAGCTCGAGCTCGGTGGGCGAGTCGGAGAACCACAGGTCGGGGTCGAACTTCCGGCAGGGCAGGTTCGCCTCCAGCTCGACGCTGATGTCGAGCGGGGCCAACGCCAGACTCATCGCCCGGTCACCTCTCTCTCACTTCGATCTTGTGGATCGCAATTCCGACGTACTTCGGCAGGGCAAAAAACTGAGGCCGCGGATCCCGGTGTGCGGGTTCCGCGGCCTCGAGGTGAGCCGGTGGTCTGGTTCAGACCGGTCTACCTCGAGGTGGAACACCGCGGACGTCCGTGCGCCGCTTGACGACATCGACGTCCTTGCCCGTGAAGCCACTGCTCCCCTGGACCACAGTCACTGCCGGCGCGAGAATCAGCTCGGCCTGAGTCTCGACCCGGTGCAGCTGCGGAACGCACGGTCGCGCAGTGGCAGGGGCGGCCGACAGCGGAGCAACGGCAGCGGGCAGCGCCGCCGGACGCTCATTGATGTAGAAGATCTCCATTGGTGCCACCTCCCTGACGTTCCTCGTGCCGACTGGACCACGCCCGTGAGCAGCCCGAATGCCGTCGCTCGCGAGGTGTGCCATGAGGCTATTCCGCGCCCTGGGGCGAGGGCAAACGAATTTACGACGAGATTCCGAAAGTTTTCTCCGGGCAGACGTCGTCCACCGCCGCGCCGGCCACCAGCGCCAACACCGCCTCCCCGTAGAGCCCCAGCTTGCGCGGCCCGATTCCGGCGATCGCGGTCAGGTCCTGCGACCGGCCGGGCCGTCGTTCGGCCAGCGCCACCAGGGTCGCGTCGGTGAAGACCACGTAGGGCGGCACCCGCTGACCAACGGCAACCCGGCGGCGCCACTCGCGCAGCCGCTCGTGCAGTTCCTCGTCGATGTCCGACGGGCAGGTGGCGCAGCGGCCCACCTTGCGGTCCGGGCCGGCGAGCAGGGCGGTGCCGCAGATCCGGCAGGAGACGACCTGGATCCGACGTCGGTCCGGGCGCCGGACTCCGCCGGCGCCGGCCCGCTCGGTCCCACCCGAGCGGTTCAGCTGGGGCAGGAATCGGCAGGGCCGCCGCGCCCGACCACCCGGCGAGCGGGCCGTGGCGTACGACAGCCACAGCCACTCCCGCGCCCGCGTAAGCCCCACATAGAGCAGCCGACGCTCCTCCTCCACCTGCTCCACGGTCTTCGCATAGGTGGTCGGGAGGGTGCCCTCGGAGAGCCCGACCAAGAACACAGCGTTCCACTCCAGGCCCTTGGCGGAGTGCAGCGACGCGAGGATGACTCCCTCGACCGGCGGCGCGTGCTGGGCGGCGGCCCGCCGGGCCAGCTCGTCGGTGAAGTCGACCAGCGTGACCGGCCGCTCGACCGACGCGGCCGGGCCGATCGGCAGCACCGCCGCCGTGGCCGCGTACTCCTCGGCGAGCTGGACCAGCGCGGCGAGCGCCTCCCACCGCTCACGGGCCGCACCGCCGGCCGGCGGCCTGTCGGGCACCCAACCCACCGCGGCGAGCGCCTCGGTCACGACCTCCGGCAGCGGGGTCTCCCGCTGCGGCAGCTCCAGCCCAGCGCCGCTGGTGGCGCGCCCAGACCCGGAGCCCTCGATGGAGCGGGTGGCGGCACGCAACGCGACCATCGCCTGCCGTACCTCGGCGCGCTCGAAGAACCGCTCCGCTCCCTGCACCTGGTACGGAACCTCGGCCTCGGTGAGCGCCTTCTCGTACGCCTCGGACTGCGCGTTGGTGCGAAACAGCACGGCGATCTCCCGGGCCGGTGTGCCGGCGGCGACCAGGGCGCGGCAGCGGGCGGCGACCGCCGCCGCCTCGGCCGGCTCGTCGGTGAAGATCCGCAGCTCCGGCTCCGGCCCGGGCGGACGCTGGCCGACCAGCTCCAACCGCAGCCGGGCCTCGGCGCCCCGGGCCTGCGAGATCACCGCGTTCGCCAGCCCGACCACCTGGGGGGTGGAACGGTAGTCGCGGACCAGCCGGATCACCGACGCACCACGGTGCCGGCGGGGAAAGTCGACCAGGTACGACGAGGTGGCGCCGGTGAACGAGTAGATGGTCTGGCTGGCGTCGCCGACCACGGTCAGGTCGTCCCGCCCCCCCAGCCACGCCTCCAGCAGCCGCTGTTGGAGGGGGTTGACGTCCTGGTACTCGTCGACGACGAAGTGCCGATACTGGGCGCGGACCTGCTCGGCCACGTCGGGGTGCTCTTCGATCCCCCAGACCGCGGCCCGCAGCATGTCCTCGAAGTCGATCACCCCACCGGACCGCTTTGCCTTCTCGTACGCGGCGAAGACGGCTGCGACCCTCGCTGGCTCGTACGGCGTGTCGCGCAGCGCCTTCGCCGCCGCCACGACGTACTCCGCGGGCTCGACCAGCGACGACTTGGCCCACTCGATCTCACCGGCGAGGTCCCGGGCACCCGCCCGATCGGCGCGCAGCCCGACCTTCGCCGCGGCGAGGGCGACCAACCGGACCTTGCTGTCCACCAGTTCGGGCACCGCCCGGCCGTCGAGCAGCCGAGGCGCGAAGTACCGCACCTGACGCAGGGCCGCCGCGTGGAACGTCCGCGCCTGCACGCCGGGCACCCCGAGCACGGTGAGCCGGCTGCGCATCTCGGCTGCGGCCCGGGCGGTGAAGGTGACCGCGAGCACGTGCCGGGCGGAGATCTCGCCGGTCAGCGCCCGGTAGGCGATCCGCGAGGTGACTGCCCGGGTTTTCCCGGTGCCGGCACCGGCCAGGATGCAGACCGGTCCGGCCGGGGCGGTCACCGCCGACCGCTGCTCCGGGTCGAGCCCGGCGAGCGTGCGCTCGGATGCTGAGTGAACCACCACAGCCCGGAATTGTCTCAGCCTGGTCGGACGTTGCACCGGGGGCATGCCTCCCGAGTGTCGATTTTGCGGTAGGCATGACCTGGCAACCTCGGCTTGATCGGCAAGCCGCGCCCCGTACCGTTGGAGGACCTGACGATGCTGACCATGTATTCCACCTCGTGGTGCGGCTACTGCCACCGGTTGAGGTCGCAGTTGGACCGGGAGGGCATCGGCTACGAGGTGGTCGACATCGAGCGCGACCCGCAGGCCGCGGATTTCGTGATGAGTGTCAACGGCGGCAACCAGACGGTCCCGACCCTGCGCTTCGCCGACGGCAGCGCACTGACCAACCCGTCGATCAAGCAGGTCAAGCAACACCTGGCGCAGCTGGCCGTCTGACCGCACAGCCGACGAGCGGCCGGTCCCTCTTCCCGGGCCGGCCGCTGCCGCCTCCGGCCCGGT
The sequence above is a segment of the Micromonospora sp. WMMA1363 genome. Coding sequences within it:
- a CDS encoding M48 family metallopeptidase; translated protein: MAAVRKPVVEVRRSQRRRRTVSAYRDGERVVVLIPDQFSRAEESEWVDRMLARLAAREGRLARSDAELLARATRLITFYLADHGPDAVPVSVRWVTNQNGRWGSCTPADRTIRISHRVQDMPDWVIDYVLLHELAHLIVPSHNAAFWELVGRYPKTERARGYLEGVAAVAGS
- a CDS encoding zinc-dependent metalloprotease encodes the protein MQQFMSQLQHLLATPGSGPVNWDLARQVAASQLAAAGDPAVSPYERNAVEEALRLADLWLEPASALPSGIHTSVAWNRNEWIYKTLDVWRKLCDPVASRMVGAMGDLVPPEARAQLGPMQSMVATLGGALFGGQLGQALGSLAAEVLSAGDIGLPLGPAATAALIPTNIRQYGAGLELPEDEVRLYVALREAAHQRLFEHVPWLRGHVLSAVEMYAAGIRVNREAIEEAMGRVDPTDPESMQAIALEGIFTPEDSPAQKASLARLETALALVEGWVCHVVDSAAGGRLPNVVRLGEAFRRRRAAGGPAEQTFAALVGLELRPRRLREAAALWAALTEHRGIAGRDALWGHPDLLPSDDDFADPVAFARSQLDLGELESFDFGAPGGPKEKAPGEPGSGPGADGGDKPS
- a CDS encoding mycoredoxin, which gives rise to MLTMYSTSWCGYCHRLRSQLDREGIGYEVVDIERDPQAADFVMSVNGGNQTVPTLRFADGSALTNPSIKQVKQHLAQLAV
- a CDS encoding WhiB family transcriptional regulator gives rise to the protein MSLALAPLDISVELEANLPCRKFDPDLWFSDSPTELELAKSLCGDCPLRVECLAGAVERAEPWGVWGGEIFERGAVVPRKRPRGRPRKEDVARDAALRVEAEARLAASGLPTRDAVRLAA
- a CDS encoding PDZ domain-containing protein; amino-acid sequence: MRRRGLTVLLGALLTTLLSIGVLAAPIPYVVLGPGPTVNTLGSDNGKEVIQVTGRETSTSAGQLRLTTVGVQPSVKLRSAIQGWFSDDEAVVPRELVYPPGETQEEVEERNAEDFKVSQSSAETAALRELGFPVRIVVKTVAADGPSAGILKPGDVVTSVDGQPATAAGRLTELIRAKPAGTTLEVGYTRDGAAAIARITSQEQDGRPRIGIEIDQEQPHPFTLKIDLTDIGGPSAGLMFALGIVDKLTPEDLTGGRIIAGTGTIDDDGRVGPIGGIAQKLVGARDAGATAFLVPADNCAEAVRNPQPDLPLLRVATLDDALHALQALRAGDHPARC
- a CDS encoding ATP-dependent DNA helicase UvrD2; the encoded protein is MVVHSASERTLAGLDPEQRSAVTAPAGPVCILAGAGTGKTRAVTSRIAYRALTGEISARHVLAVTFTARAAAEMRSRLTVLGVPGVQARTFHAAALRQVRYFAPRLLDGRAVPELVDSKVRLVALAAAKVGLRADRAGARDLAGEIEWAKSSLVEPAEYVVAAAKALRDTPYEPARVAAVFAAYEKAKRSGGVIDFEDMLRAAVWGIEEHPDVAEQVRAQYRHFVVDEYQDVNPLQQRLLEAWLGGRDDLTVVGDASQTIYSFTGATSSYLVDFPRRHRGASVIRLVRDYRSTPQVVGLANAVISQARGAEARLRLELVGQRPPGPEPELRIFTDEPAEAAAVAARCRALVAAGTPAREIAVLFRTNAQSEAYEKALTEAEVPYQVQGAERFFERAEVRQAMVALRAATRSIEGSGSGRATSGAGLELPQRETPLPEVVTEALAAVGWVPDRPPAGGAARERWEALAALVQLAEEYAATAAVLPIGPAASVERPVTLVDFTDELARRAAAQHAPPVEGVILASLHSAKGLEWNAVFLVGLSEGTLPTTYAKTVEQVEEERRLLYVGLTRAREWLWLSYATARSPGGRARRPCRFLPQLNRSGGTERAGAGGVRRPDRRRIQVVSCRICGTALLAGPDRKVGRCATCPSDIDEELHERLREWRRRVAVGQRVPPYVVFTDATLVALAERRPGRSQDLTAIAGIGPRKLGLYGEAVLALVAGAAVDDVCPEKTFGISS
- a CDS encoding DUF5679 domain-containing protein, which encodes MADQAQTYNGYCVKCKEKRDFEGHVEVSKTGMNMAKGKCPVCGTTVNRILGKAKV
- a CDS encoding AarF/ABC1/UbiB kinase family protein, which gives rise to MTDIPRRAVSRTAKLATLPLGFAGRTVLGMGKRVTGLASDVISAEIQQRTAEQLFSVLGQLKGGAMKFGQALSVFEAALPEEVAAPYRQALTKLQEAAPPLPVASVHKVLTEQLGPDWRDRFVEFDDTPAAAASIGQVHHALWREPGYGPEGAPRTRPVAVKIQYPGAGDALLADLKQLSRLGGMFRAVQPGLEVKPLLVELRERITEELDYELEAESQRAFATAYADDPEIYIPAVVAASPRVLVTEWVEGTPLSQIIANGVAEQRDEAGRLMAELHLSAPMRAGLLHADPHPGNFRLLADGRLGVIDFGAVARLPEGTPEPIGRLAGRALRGEAEAVVAGLREEGFVSATDPIDAHAVLEFIRPMLEPVAEEEFRFTRAWLRAEATRLANPRSPAYQLSRQLNLPPSYLLIHRVTLGSIGVLCQLEAKAPYRAILERWLPGFAPVA